TATGGACGACAATGTTGAGATCCTCAAAGACAACATCCGAACTGCGCTGAGGACGCGCCCCGTGCTGACCATGGAACATGACTTTGGTCTAATCTTCGGTGCGGCTACTGGCTCTGCGCGCGGAACGCACCTGACCAAGGCGTGGGACGCGCTGACCGAAGAGGGCGTCACACAGCCTCGCAAAGGGTCGTCCTACGACTGGGCAAAGATCTGGAGCGCCCAGGCTGGCGTGAGCTTCAGCTAGAGAGGGAAGCATCAGCATGGCGAAGACAACGATCGAGTGGACCGAGGTCACCTGGAACCCGGTCACGGGATGCGACCGGACCTCCGCGGGCTGTGACAACTGTTACGCGCTCACCCTCTCCAAGCGCCTGAAGGCGATGGGCGCCGAGAAGTACCGGAATGATGGGGACCCCCGGACCTCCGGCCCCGGCTTCGGCGTCACGATCCACCCCAAGTCGCTGGAGCAGCCACTGAAGTGGCGCAAGCCGCTGACTGTGTTTGTCAACTCGATGAGCGACCTTTTCCACGCCAAGGTGCCGACGTCCTTCGTTCAGGACGTTTTCGACGTCATGGCCGCAACCCCGCAGCACACCTATCAGGTGCTCACCAAGCGCTCACTTCGGCTCCGGCGAATGGCCGACAAGCTCACGTGGCCCTCCAACGTCTGGATGGGCGTCTCCGTAGAAGAGCCCAAGGTCCTGAACCGTATCGACGACCTCCGCGAGGTGCCCGCCGCCGTCCGCTTCCTCTCATGCGAGCCACTCATCGCCGCTCTGCCGGGGATGAACCTAGAGGGCATCGACTGGGTGATCGCGGGCGGTGAGTCCGGCGCCCACCACCGGCCGATCGATTCGGATTGGGTGGAGAACATCCGCGACCAGTGCCGCGATGCTGAGATCCCATTCTTCTTCAAGCAGTGGGGCGGGCGCACGCCGAAGCAGCACGGCCGCGACCTCGAAGGCCGCACCTGGGACGAGATGCCTACGCCTCGCGTCAGATTCGCCGCTGCATGACAAGCCGCTGGACATGTGCCTTTTCGACTGTTGCAGCCGTGATCAGCGGGGAGACGTCCCAGTCCTGGCTGGAAGCTCTCGCGGAGTACGTCTTATCACCCGAGGCGATTGGCGCCCTCGCTCTAAACGTGACCGCTGCGGGCCTCGCCTTCGCTGGGGCTTGGTGGCTGGTACGACGACAGCTTCGACACGATCGCGATCTGTTCCGCGAACAGCT
This genomic stretch from Microbacterium sp. SLBN-146 harbors:
- a CDS encoding DUF5131 family protein, with the protein product MAKTTIEWTEVTWNPVTGCDRTSAGCDNCYALTLSKRLKAMGAEKYRNDGDPRTSGPGFGVTIHPKSLEQPLKWRKPLTVFVNSMSDLFHAKVPTSFVQDVFDVMAATPQHTYQVLTKRSLRLRRMADKLTWPSNVWMGVSVEEPKVLNRIDDLREVPAAVRFLSCEPLIAALPGMNLEGIDWVIAGGESGAHHRPIDSDWVENIRDQCRDAEIPFFFKQWGGRTPKQHGRDLEGRTWDEMPTPRVRFAAA